GTTCCCGATACTTTCTTCATCGACTTGATCTGTGCGTTACCTCCAACACGTGATACAGAAATACCCACGTTGATGGCAGGACGAACCCCTGAGTTAAACAAATCTCCGTCAAGGAAAATCTGCCCGTCGGTAATCGAGATTACGTTGGTTGGGATGTATGCAGAAACGTCACCCGCCTGTGTTTCGATGATTGGCAAAGCCGTTAAAGATCCACCACCTTTTACGATTGGTTTCAGGTTGTCCGGAAGATCGTTCATCGCTTTTGCGATTTCATCGTTGTTGATTACTTTACAAGCTCTTTCCAATAAACGGCTGTGCAGGTAGAAAACGTCTCCAGGGTAAGCCTCACGGCCCGGTGGCCTTCTTAAAAGAAGGGAAACCTCACGGTAAGCCACCGCCTGTTTTGACAAATCATCATAAACGATTAATGCAGGACGACCGGTGTCACGGAAATACTCACCGATGGCAGCACCCGCAAGTGGCGCGTAAACCTGCATTGGCGCAGGATCAGAAGCGTTCGCTGCAACGATAATAGTATAAGCCATTGCGCCCTTTTCTTCTAATGTTTTTGCAATACTGGCTACAGTCGAAGCTTTTTGCCCGATCGCAACATATATACAGAATACAGGCTGGCCTGCATCGTAAAATTCTTTTTGGTTCAAAATGGTATCAATACAAACTGTAGATTTACCAGTCTGACGGTCACCGATTACAAGCTCCCTTTGTCCACGTCCCACAGGAATCATGGCATCAACAGCTTTTACACCTGTCTGAAGCGGCTCTGTTACCGGCTGACGGAAGATAACTCCCGGTGCTTTCCTTTCTAATGGCATGTCGTAAAGTTCACCACCGATTGGGCCTTTGCCATCGATTGGCTGGCCCAGCGTATTTACTACACGGCCAACGATTTGCTCACCCACTTTCAAAGAAGCGATACGTTGAGTCCTTTTTACAGTAGAACCTTCTTTGATTCCGGTTGATGGGCCTAATAATACCACACCTACGTTGTCTTCTTCAAGGTTCAGTACGATGCCTTCCATACCGCTGTCAAACGATACAAGCTCACCGTATTGTACATTCGATAAGCCGTAAACACGGGCAATACCATCTCCAACCTGAAGTACAGATCCCACTTCTTCAAGTGTGGCTCCTGACTCAAAATTCTCAACTTGTTTCTTTAATATTGCTGAAATTTCAGCAGGTTTAATTTCCGCCATAATTATATAAAAATAACTAGTTACTTAATTCTCTTTTTAATACCTGTAATTTGTTGGCAATGGAAGCATTATATTGCTGATCGCCCATCCTTAGTATAAATCCACCGATGATGGCAGGATCCACTATATTTTCCAATACCACTTTCTTATTTGAAAGCGTTAATACTTTTGACAATACTTTGGCTTCCAACTCCGGAGTCATCGGGAAAGCAGTGGTTACCGTAGCTTTCTCCATGCCGTTCATTTCGTCAAAAAGCCGTCCGTATTCAGAAGCGATGGCGCTTAAGATTTCAAACCGCTTGTTTTCAAGTAACAACCTGAAAAGATTTTTGGTTACGCCGTTTACATCAGCAAAAATCTCAGAAACCGCTTTTTCCTTATTTTCAACTTTCGTGGTTGGGTTACCGATGAAAGTGGTCAGTTCTGCATTACCGGTAATGGTTGCTGCAATGGTATCCATATCATTGTTCACCTCATTAGCCACACCTTTTGAGTGCGCCAGGTCAAGGATCGCTTTCGCGTAACGGATTGCTGCTCTGCTTCCTGCCATGATTAGTTCAGTTTAGCGTCACCCAACATTTTCTCAACCAGTTTGGTTTGCGCTTCTTTGTTGGATAATTCGTCCTGTAATAATTTTTCTGCGATTTCAAGGGATAATGAAGATACTTTGGCTTTCAATTCGGCCATAGCAGCGTTTTTCTCGCTTTCGATAGCGGCTTTGGCCTGCTCGATCATTTTTAATCCGGCTGCCTGCGCTTCGTTTTTAGAATCCGCAATCATTTTATCTTTCATTTCACGGGCTTCTTTGATCATCGCATCGCGCTCAGCACGTGCCTGTTGCAAAGTCCTTTCGTTGTCTGCCTGAAGGTTCTGCATTTCTTTCCTTGCATTTTCTGCAGAAAGCAATGCGTTCCTGATACCTTCTTCTCTTTCATTAACAGCGTTCAGGATTGGTTTCCAGGCAAAAGCCCTTAAAAGAAATATCAATCCGACGAAGATCAGCATCTGCCAGAAGAACAAACCAAACGAAAAATCATCTACTAACTTTCCCATAATATTTATATAAGTAAATTATCTTTTTATTATCAATGTCATTTTTAAAACAAGGCTGCAACCAACCGTTACAGCCTGATGTTTTCTACTAGTTTTCAGCAACTGCGAACAATGCAGCAAAACCGATACCTTCAATAAGCGCCGCTGCAATAAGCATCGCTGTTTGAATTTTTCCTGTAGCTTCTGGTTGACGCGCGATAGCATCCATAGCTGATCCACCGATCTTACCGATACCGATACCAGCTCCGATAACTACTAAACCTGCTCCAACGATTCTAGGAATTTCCATAATATATGTATTAAAAATTAAACATTCTGTTTATAAATTATGAATTGTAACTTATGAATTACGCCCTTCGGATTCTTAATTCATGATTCTTAATTCATAATTAATGGTGTGCTTCTTCGTGGTGGTGTTCTTCAACAGCCGACCCGAAATATAAAGCGGATAACATCGTGAAAATATACGCCTGCAATAAGGCAACCAATATCTCAATGGTTGAAATCGCGAAGGAAAGCAGGAATGACAACGTTCCGCCAACCCAGCTTTTGAAAATGAAAATCAGTGCGATCAGACTCATCAATACGATGTGGCCTGCAATAATGTTCGCATACAAACGGATCATTAATGAGAATGGCTTGATCAATACCCCAAGCAATTCAATCGGTGCCAAAATGATTTTCATTGGAAGCGGCACGCCCGGCATCCAGAAGATGTGTCCCCAGTAATTCCTGTTGGCAGTAAGGTTTGTAATCAGGAAAGTGATGACAGCCAGACCGGCAGTGATGGCGATGTTTCCTGTAACGTTGATCCCCAGTGGTGTCAACCCGAAAATATTCAGGAACCATACGAAGAAAAAGATCGTAAGCAGGTAGCTCATATATCTTTTATAGTGCTTTTCACCAATGTTTGGGATAGCGATTTCATCACGAACGTACAATACAATTGGTTCGAAAATCCTTCCGAAACCCGAAGAAATACCCCCGTTCTTAGCAAATGATTTGCCAAGTCCTGCAAAAATAAAAAACATCAGGATGGCAACGACAAACATGGAAAGCACATTTTTCGTAATGGAAAAGTCCAGTTTCACCTGCTCGTTTGTCGGGTGGTGCTCATCTCCTGACAATTCAGCATCAGCACTTTCTACCTTATATATTTTCTCGTTGTGCCCTAACCTGTAGTAATTGCCGTTTGATTCGGCAACAGCATGGCCGTGCTCGAATTTTGAAGAGGAAAATATATGCAGGCCATTGTCCCAAAGGATAATAGGCAATGAGAAACCATAATGCTTGCCTTCTTTT
This genomic stretch from Flavobacterium pallidum harbors:
- the atpE gene encoding ATP synthase F0 subunit C yields the protein MEIPRIVGAGLVVIGAGIGIGKIGGSAMDAIARQPEATGKIQTAMLIAAALIEGIGFAALFAVAEN
- the atpA gene encoding F0F1 ATP synthase subunit alpha, yielding MAEIKPAEISAILKKQVENFESGATLEEVGSVLQVGDGIARVYGLSNVQYGELVSFDSGMEGIVLNLEEDNVGVVLLGPSTGIKEGSTVKRTQRIASLKVGEQIVGRVVNTLGQPIDGKGPIGGELYDMPLERKAPGVIFRQPVTEPLQTGVKAVDAMIPVGRGQRELVIGDRQTGKSTVCIDTILNQKEFYDAGQPVFCIYVAIGQKASTVASIAKTLEEKGAMAYTIIVAANASDPAPMQVYAPLAGAAIGEYFRDTGRPALIVYDDLSKQAVAYREVSLLLRRPPGREAYPGDVFYLHSRLLERACKVINNDEIAKAMNDLPDNLKPIVKGGGSLTALPIIETQAGDVSAYIPTNVISITDGQIFLDGDLFNSGVRPAINVGISVSRVGGNAQIKSMKKVSGTLKLDQAQFRELEAFAKFGSDLDAVTLNVIEKGKRNVEILKQGLNDPYKVEDQVAIIYAGSKNLLRNVPVNKVKEFEKDFLEYLNAQHKDTLNALKAGKLDDSITDVIEKVAKEVSAKYN
- the atpB gene encoding F0F1 ATP synthase subunit A, with product MMFSNKLHQFIITVLVAALPFFGFANTVADSTQTHGEAVQHEAVAGETSHEGHEPTDLKSKIDAYKNHHVLDSHEFTLFSDEKEGKHYGFSLPIILWDNGLHIFSSSKFEHGHAVAESNGNYYRLGHNEKIYKVESADAELSGDEHHPTNEQVKLDFSITKNVLSMFVVAILMFFIFAGLGKSFAKNGGISSGFGRIFEPIVLYVRDEIAIPNIGEKHYKRYMSYLLTIFFFVWFLNIFGLTPLGINVTGNIAITAGLAVITFLITNLTANRNYWGHIFWMPGVPLPMKIILAPIELLGVLIKPFSLMIRLYANIIAGHIVLMSLIALIFIFKSWVGGTLSFLLSFAISTIEILVALLQAYIFTMLSALYFGSAVEEHHHEEAHH
- a CDS encoding F0F1 ATP synthase subunit B, whose amino-acid sequence is MGKLVDDFSFGLFFWQMLIFVGLIFLLRAFAWKPILNAVNEREEGIRNALLSAENARKEMQNLQADNERTLQQARAERDAMIKEAREMKDKMIADSKNEAQAAGLKMIEQAKAAIESEKNAAMAELKAKVSSLSLEIAEKLLQDELSNKEAQTKLVEKMLGDAKLN
- the atpH gene encoding ATP synthase F1 subunit delta, which produces MAGSRAAIRYAKAILDLAHSKGVANEVNNDMDTIAATITGNAELTTFIGNPTTKVENKEKAVSEIFADVNGVTKNLFRLLLENKRFEILSAIASEYGRLFDEMNGMEKATVTTAFPMTPELEAKVLSKVLTLSNKKVVLENIVDPAIIGGFILRMGDQQYNASIANKLQVLKRELSN